A single window of Nicotiana sylvestris chromosome 5, ASM39365v2, whole genome shotgun sequence DNA harbors:
- the LOC104249575 gene encoding acetylglutamate kinase, chloroplastic, producing MLAKTLPLSSPISKASNFPDSNSLIFPKSVPFIKSNRKTINNPFQASCVKTSLESIVAPEIQSFPAATRVKILSEALPFIQKFRGKTIVVKYGGAAMKSEALQASVIADLVLLSCVGMRIVFVHGGGPEINQWLGKLGIKPNFLNGLRVTDASTMEIVSMVLVGKVNKHLVSLINKAGATAVGLSGIDGHLLTARPSPNADQLGFVGDIASVDPSVLRPLIDNYHIPVIASVAADKTGQSYNINADTAAGELAAALGAEKLILLTDVAGILEDRNDPGSLVKQIDIKGVKKMTDDGKVAGGMIPKVNCCVRSLAQGVTTASIIDGRLQHSLLLEILTDEGAGTMITG from the coding sequence ATGTTGGCTAAAACCCTCCCACTTTCTTCCCCAATCTCAAAAGCCTCCAATTTTCCAGATTCCAACAGTCTCATTTTCCCAAAATCTGTTCCATTCATCAAATCCAATAGAAAAACTATTAACAACCCTTTTCAGGCATCATGTGTTAAGACTTCCTTGGAGTCGATTGTTGCACCTGAAATTCAATCTTTCCCTGCAGCCACCCGAGTGAAAATCCTTTCGGAAGCATTACCGTTTATTCAGAAATTTCGGGGGAAGACCATTGTAGTGAAATATGGAGGGGCTGCCATGAAATCTGAGGCTCTTCAAGCCTCTGTTATTGCTGATCTTGTCCTTCTTTCCTGTGTTGGTATGCGCATTGTCTTTGTTCATGGTGGCGGTCCTGAAATCAACCAATGGCTTGGTAAATTGGGAATCAAACCCAACTTTTTGAATGGCCTTCGTGTTACTGATGCCTCGACCATGGAGATTGTCTCGATGGTCTTGGTGGGTAAAGTCAACAAACATTTGGTTTCCTTGATTAACAAGGCTGGGGCAACTGCAGTGGGGTTATCAGGGATTGATGGCCACCTGCTAACTGCACGTCCCTCCCCGAACGCTGATCAACTTGGTTTTGTTGGGGACATTGCTAGTGTGGACCCTAGTGTACTGCGGCCGCTCATTGACAATTATCATATCCCAGTGATCGCCTCTGTTGCAGCTGACAAGACGGGTCAATCCTACAATATCAATGCAGACACGGCAGCAGGTGAGTTAGCAGCAGCTCTTGGAGCTGAAAAGCTAATCTTGCTGACAGATGTGGCGGGAATTCTGGAGGACCGTAATGATCCAGGGAGTTTGGTGAAGCAGATTGACATAAAAGGAGTGAAGAAGATGACTGATGATGGCAAGGTTGCTGGTGGGATGATCCCTAAGGTGAATTGTTGCGTCAGGTCTTTGGCTCAAGGGGTGACGACTGCAAGTATTATTGATGGAAGGCTTCAACATTCTTTACTCCTTGAGATTCTCACTGATGAAGGGGCTGGAACAATGATTACTGGCTAG